Proteins from a genomic interval of Zingiber officinale cultivar Zhangliang chromosome 1B, Zo_v1.1, whole genome shotgun sequence:
- the LOC122044064 gene encoding zinc finger MYM-type protein 1-like, which translates to MTIIMRFVDVHGFLWERFFFQIVHVHDTIAATLKKKICVVLIRYNLEIHNMQGQGYDGASNMSGSFNGLQALFLKDCPYAYYVHCFAHRLQLALVAATENEISIWLFFLNMTTIVNLVTSAAKRNADIQSAQVNEIAHSVVAGERETGRGANQIDTLHRAGTTRWISHFESICDLIDKYNATINVLKNIVTDGSSTSMRGEAGGSLKVMKSFDFIFILHLMHKIMGITDLLCRALQQKYLDIINEMDLVSTTKALLLTLRNDGFDILLSYVKSFCTRLDIDIPDMSAHYKHSSRSCRQRDTITFKHHFHYDIFNIPIDFQLEELNSRFGDKIVELLMLSSALDPKDNFNWFNIDKICTLVEKYYPKDFTE; encoded by the coding sequence ATGACTATAATTATGAGATTTGTTGATGTCCATGGCTTTTTATGGGagcgttttttttttcaaattgtgCATGTTCATGACACCATAGCTGCAACGCTTAAGAAAAAAATATGTGTTGTCCTCATTAGATATAATCTAGAAATACATAATATGCAAGGTCAAGGGTATGATGGTGCTAGCAATATGTCTGGTTCTTTTAATGGATTGCAAGCTTTATTTCTTAAAGATTGCCCCTATGCATATTATGTGCATTGTTTTGCCCACCGACTCCAACTAGCGTTAGTTGCAGCCACTGAAAATGAGATCTCTATATGGCTTTTCTTTTTGAATATGACGACTATTGTTAATCTTGTTACATCTGCTGCCAAACGCAATGCCGATATACAATCTGCTCAAGTTAATGAAATTGCACATTCTGTTGTTGCTGGTGAACGTGAGACTGGGCGAGGAGCTAATCAGATTGATACTTTGCATCGAGCAGGAACTACTCGTTGGATCTCCCATTTTGAATCTATTTGTGACTTAATAGATAAGTATAATGCAACTATTAATGTGCTTAAAAACATTGTCACTGATGGTTCCTCTACTTCGATGCGTGGGGAAGCTGGCGGTTCCTTAAAAGTGATGAAGTCTtttgatttcatttttattttacatttgATGCATAAAATTATGGGGATCACAGATTTACTTTGTCGTGCCTTGCAACAAAAATATcttgatatcataaatgaaatggATTTGGTCTCTACAACTAAAGCACTTCTTCTGACATTGAGAAATGATGgttttgatattcttctttcatATGTCAAATCATTTTGCACAAGATTAGATATTGATATACCAGACATGAGTGCTCATTATAAGCATTCTAGTCGTTCATGTCGACAAAGGGATACCATCACATTTAAGCATCACTTTCATTACGATATATTTAATATTCCAATAGATTTTCAATTGGAAGAGTTAAATTCTAGATTCGGTGATAAGATAGTAGAACTTCTTATGCTTAGCTCTGCCTTAGAtccaaaagataattttaattggTTCAACATTGATAAGATTTGTACTCTTGTCGAGAAGTATTATCCTAAGGACTTCACTGAATAG